One Candidatus Bathyarchaeota archaeon DNA window includes the following coding sequences:
- a CDS encoding glycosyltransferase family 2 protein: MEVAVVLPSKDEQETIGICIDKIRRVLDENGIKGEIIVADNSKDETPNIARGMGADVITPDMKGYGYAYRYAFKYLRDKHGKIPWYVVIGDADDTYDFAEIPRLLEPLKEGSADMVIGSRFKGRIERGAMPWHRRYIGNPVLTWFLNLFYGAGVSDAHSGFRAIRGEALERLELWMDGMEFASEMIVEAVRKGLRIREVPISYHRRRNARSKLSSLSDGWRHLKFMLMFAPDYLFLYPSLFISFAGILLMLSAFLNIYVGYNPGIHSLIAGSILLVSGYQGLFFEVFARVLQFRGLPQFLTLENGAMISISVFSAGFVWILKMASDWFRSGFTLLPPVEHSVICLTLITLSMQTFLSTFMLSILTEHRRRWTS; encoded by the coding sequence ATGGAAGTTGCAGTGGTTCTCCCTTCGAAGGATGAACAGGAGACTATAGGCATATGCATCGATAAGATAAGGAGGGTTCTCGATGAGAATGGCATTAAGGGTGAGATAATCGTTGCGGATAACTCTAAGGACGAGACCCCCAACATAGCTCGGGGGATGGGGGCAGATGTCATAACCCCGGATATGAAGGGTTATGGATATGCGTACAGGTATGCCTTCAAATATCTCAGAGATAAGCATGGGAAGATTCCTTGGTATGTGGTTATAGGGGACGCCGACGACACATATGACTTCGCTGAGATTCCCAGGCTCCTAGAACCCCTCAAAGAAGGCAGCGCCGACATGGTCATCGGGAGCAGGTTCAAGGGGAGGATCGAGAGAGGGGCTATGCCATGGCACCGGAGATACATTGGAAACCCGGTTCTGACATGGTTCCTGAACCTCTTCTACGGGGCTGGGGTCTCAGACGCCCATTCGGGCTTCAGAGCCATAAGGGGCGAGGCCCTGGAGAGGCTTGAACTGTGGATGGATGGGATGGAGTTCGCATCCGAGATGATCGTCGAGGCCGTCAGGAAGGGGTTAAGGATAAGGGAGGTCCCAATCTCCTATCATAGGAGGAGGAATGCGAGGTCAAAGCTCTCCTCACTCTCGGATGGTTGGAGGCATCTTAAGTTCATGCTCATGTTCGCCCCAGACTATCTCTTCCTCTATCCAAGCCTTTTCATATCGTTTGCAGGGATTCTCCTCATGCTCTCCGCCTTTCTAAACATCTATGTAGGGTATAATCCCGGAATCCACTCCCTGATCGCTGGGAGCATCCTTCTAGTTTCTGGATATCAGGGATTATTCTTCGAGGTCTTCGCAAGGGTTCTCCAGTTTAGAGGCCTACCCCAGTTCTTGACATTGGAGAATGGGGCGATGATAAGCATATCAGTCTTTTCAGCGGGGTTTGTCTGGATTCTGAAGATGGCTTCAGATTGGTTCCGCAGCGGATTCACCCTTCTACCACCCGTAGAGCATAGCGTCATATGCTTAACCCTTATAACTCTGAGTATGCAGACATTCCTCTCAACCTTTATGCTAAGCATCTTAACGGAGCATAGGCGGAGATGGACATCCTAA
- a CDS encoding metal-dependent hydrolase produces MDILTHIFLPLTLIYLLKRDFRAWHIGLALLAILPDFDVLTGIHRGLFHSILFLGPLAAGILALEYKLRRRLKHSLIAVAFLFSHILLDFISGGVPFLYPLVNVGVGLEFPLILRFGESVSLVDISPKIVYNTPQQVYGEVNAFSEYGVASATLFITIYWRSRKERANVPRKAR; encoded by the coding sequence ATGGACATCCTAACCCACATCTTCCTCCCATTAACGCTCATATACCTTTTGAAGAGGGACTTCAGAGCCTGGCATATCGGGCTCGCCCTCCTAGCCATCCTGCCGGACTTCGACGTTCTAACGGGGATCCATAGGGGGCTTTTCCATTCGATCCTGTTTCTGGGACCCCTAGCAGCCGGCATACTAGCCTTAGAATACAAATTGAGGAGGAGGCTGAAGCACTCTCTCATCGCAGTGGCTTTCCTTTTCTCCCACATCCTCCTGGATTTTATATCGGGGGGCGTACCCTTTCTCTATCCCCTCGTAAACGTGGGAGTCGGCTTAGAGTTCCCCCTCATCCTGAGGTTCGGTGAGAGCGTGTCACTGGTCGATATCTCACCGAAGATCGTCTACAACACCCCTCAACAGGTTTACGGTGAGGTGAATGCCTTCTCAGAGTACGGAGTGGCAAGCGCCACCCTCTTCATAACCATATACTGGAGAAGCAGAAAGGAAAGAGCCAATGTGCCACGCAAAGCTAGATAG
- a CDS encoding DUF1616 domain-containing protein yields the protein MGGGLSRALTFILLSILLLTIGLTVYIAVTPHVGERFTEFYILGPSGKAYGYPTNLTLGQSGLVIIGIVNHEYEDAFYRVVIALDNETIGEIDGIMLKHEDSWVQSYTFTPQRAGERMKLEFLLYRAGLEEPYRTLHLWVTVRPRE from the coding sequence ATGGGCGGGGGGCTTAGTAGAGCCCTAACCTTCATCCTACTCTCCATTCTGCTCCTTACGATCGGGTTGACGGTTTACATAGCTGTTACACCTCATGTTGGGGAGAGGTTCACAGAGTTCTACATCCTCGGCCCCTCCGGTAAGGCCTACGGCTATCCAACCAACCTCACCCTGGGGCAGAGCGGATTGGTGATTATAGGGATAGTTAACCATGAGTATGAGGATGCCTTCTACAGGGTCGTGATAGCTTTGGATAATGAGACGATTGGAGAGATAGATGGTATAATGCTTAAACATGAAGATTCCTGGGTGCAGAGCTACACCTTCACACCCCAGAGGGCTGGGGAGAGGATGAAGCTGGAGTTCCTCCTATACAGAGCCGGTCTGGAAGAGCCCTACAGAACCCTCCACCTCTGGGTGACCGTGCGCCCAAGGGAATAG
- a CDS encoding CPBP family intramembrane metalloprotease — MPLVWLASPVKRAVLSALTLLSAFSLAYALLLSHLGYGYELHLFSTIIYTILGVLVTFGLFRGSSEVSIGLRVLLAGLMGAVAAEELLLNSVFALYGLALSVLGLVSLPVLAVRVGGRDGWFRVALEALGLVFATRVVLSPFPVGFLGLPLFLPIIYTLILMGLVLYMSIRRVSARDVRLTLGRHGLASQLGLGLIFGLIIGFIEYLLLRPPLVLKGAGVFQMLAYILIVLVLMVGVVEEMLFRGLLQGSLERVLPHWQAIGVASMIFGLMHVGWMNPLEVLLAYGAGVVFGCLAVSTESLIAPIAAHGIGNLVLYLIALYQP; from the coding sequence TTGCCTCTGGTCTGGTTAGCCTCCCCGGTTAAGAGGGCTGTCCTTTCGGCTTTGACGCTCCTCTCGGCCTTCTCCTTGGCCTATGCTCTCCTATTGTCTCATCTTGGCTATGGCTATGAACTCCACTTGTTCTCCACGATCATCTACACCATTCTCGGGGTGCTGGTCACGTTCGGGTTGTTCAGAGGTAGCTCCGAGGTCTCGATTGGCTTGAGGGTTTTATTGGCGGGGTTGATGGGCGCCGTTGCGGCTGAGGAACTCCTCCTGAACAGCGTGTTCGCTCTCTACGGCCTAGCCCTTTCAGTCCTCGGGCTTGTCTCTCTTCCAGTCCTAGCCGTCAGGGTTGGGGGGCGGGATGGTTGGTTCAGGGTGGCCTTGGAGGCATTGGGTCTGGTCTTCGCGACTAGGGTTGTGCTCTCCCCCTTCCCTGTCGGGTTCCTGGGCCTCCCCCTCTTCCTCCCCATCATCTACACCCTGATACTCATGGGGCTTGTCCTCTACATGAGTATTAGGAGGGTCTCGGCTAGGGATGTGAGGCTCACCCTAGGAAGGCATGGCCTGGCCTCTCAGCTTGGTTTGGGGCTAATCTTCGGCCTCATTATAGGGTTCATAGAGTACCTTTTGTTGAGGCCTCCCCTGGTCCTCAAGGGCGCAGGTGTGTTCCAGATGCTGGCCTATATACTGATAGTTTTGGTTTTGATGGTTGGGGTTGTTGAGGAGATGCTCTTCCGAGGTCTTCTCCAGGGCTCCCTGGAGAGGGTTCTACCCCACTGGCAGGCTATAGGGGTCGCTTCAATGATCTTCGGGTTGATGCATGTGGGCTGGATGAACCCCCTTGAGGTTCTCTTGGCCTATGGGGCTGGCGTTGTCTTCGGGTGTTTAGCTGTCTCCACCGAGAGCCTCATAGCCCCCATAGCAGCACACGGAATAGGAAACCTAGTCCTCTATCTCATAGCCCTATACCAGCCCTAG